A window of Thermococcus sp. genomic DNA:
GATTTTTCCGAGGAGCTCTATTGCCTGAGGAATCTGGTCGATGCCCTGTGGGGCTATTATAACAACCGGCGCTATCTTTTCTAGACTTTCAAGGAAGCCCTTCTTGTAAAATACCGCGTTATCCGCTATGATGAGGTCAGGTTTTAGCTCCGCTATCTTTTCAAGGCTCGCGTAGGCACCGTAGCCTCCAACAGAGGTGATTTTCCTGGCCTCGGGAGGCCAGTCCTCGTAACCTGTGACTCCAACGACCTTGTCGAGGAGTCCCAGATAATACAGGTCCTCGGTTATGCTGGGGGCGAGTGAAACAATGCGCTTTGGTTCTTCTTTTATTGTTACTGTTCTGTTTGCAAAGTCCTTAACCGTTATCGGATAGTAGCTCTTTTCCATCTGTGTTGAACTTGAGCTCGTGGCTGGGCTCGTTGTTGAAGAGTTGGCTGGGGAAGTCGTTGGTGATGAACTTTTCGTGGGGGTAGTTGAATTTGAGGCTATACATCCGGTTGCTATAACAGCCCCCATCAGGAGCAAAACAACAAGCACCGCTGTTTTTTTCATGGTTACCACCTGGATGTTTTGTCCGGATTAAATGTCCAGAGATGTTGAGAAGAAGGGGTTTTTAAAGTTGGTGGGAAAAGTTAGGTTTTACCTACCCTGAAGAGGTCAACCCGGGTTATTATTCCAACAATTTTCCCCTCCCTGTTCTGGACGAGGACAGCCGGGTTGTCCTCAAGGAGATACTTGACAACTTCCAAATCTTCCTCCTCATTAACGATAGGGAACGGTTCTTCCATTATTTCCATAACCTTTTGGTCGTAAATGTCCTCGTACTCAAGGCTCTGTCTAACGAGTGTTCGCTCCGTTACCGAACCAACCACCTTGTTTCCGGAAACGACGGGAATCTGAGAGATGTTGTGCTCGTTCATCAGCCTGATGACCGTTTCCACCTTCTCGTAGGGCTTGACTGAGATTACCGGAGAGGACATAACGTCCCTCGCCCTTGGCTGAGCCTTTTTACATTCAAGAAGGGCCTGGAGGATTCTGTTCAGCGTTGAGAGCCTCGGGTCAACTTTGCCAGCTTCGAGCTTCGCTATGTACGCTTGAGTAACCCCTGCCTTCTTTGCGAGCTCCTCCTGGGTTATGCCGAGCTCCTTTCGAATCCGCCTGATTTCCCTGGGGTCGATGGGCCGGGGGATAACCACCATAAATAACCACCAGTTATTAAACCGGTCTTGGAGTTATAAACCTTCCTCAGAAGGGCGTCGAATTGTGGGCCGGGCACAGAGGCCCGCGGTCATTAATCGCGCGGGTGGATGCTCCCGGCCCTGTGGGCTCGGCGTGAGCACGCTCCGCTCATCGAACCCGACTACCTCGCGGAGGCGGGAATACCGAGCCCGTGCGAGGGGGTATTGTCCCCTCGCTGTCGGCGATGAGAAATAATGAGATGAACCTTAAAAGTTTAGCCCACTGAGATAAGAACGACACCTACGACAGCTAGGGTTAGACCCTCAAATATCCTTGCATTTGGCTTCTCCTTGAGGATAAGAACGGCCAGTAGGGATGCTATTATTGGGTTTATCGCTGAAACCGGTGCCGCTATTGGCGAACCGACGAGGGAAACCGAATACACGAATAGATACTGCCCGAGGATTAGGCCTAGGACGGCGGCGCCCGCCAGGGTCATGGCTTCCCTTCTGCTTATCTGAATCACCTCGCCACCGTACCTCGGGAGAAAGACCGAAATTCCCATGGCCGCGAAGACCATCCTGACGCCTGCAAGCTGAAGGGAAGGTATGCTCCTCGTAAGGTAGTCCATGAGGGTTATGGCGATGCTCCAAGAGATTGGGGCGATGAATGCAAAGATGAAACCGAGCCTGTCGGCGTGCTCCTCTTCCTCCGCCTTCTTGACAACGATGATTGCTAGGACGACGAGAACGGCACCAATAATCACGTGGGGCTTGACCCTTTTGCCCAGAAAGAGGATTGCCCAAAGAATCGCCCAGAGGGGATATGTTGATGTTATTGGGACTGTTCTTGAGACGCCCATCCTTTTCAGGGCGTTGAAGTAGAAGTAATCGCCTATAACGAAGCCGAACTGTGCTGAGATAAAGGCTAGGAGGAGGAGTCCTGCCGGAAGTTTAAAAACGGTCAGGTTTCCAGTCAGGGCAAAAATTATGAGGAAGGATGTTGAGGCAACGTAAAGCCTGAAGATGTTTGCCCCAATTGGTGACAGCTTTCTAAGGCCTAATCTGACCAGTATCGTAGCCGAGGCCCAAGAAAATGCCGATGCAAGCGCCAATATGACTCCAATGATTAACGTTTGCATGGTCTCCACTCGGGGAGGAATCCTTAAAAAATTAGCGCTTTAGCGTTTAGATGAAGGTATGAAAAAAGAACTTAACCGTCCCAGTGAACCACCTACGATGATGACCTCGGCAGTGCTGACGAAAGGATGATGACGATCTTGAGTGCTGAAAAGAGAAAGGTCAGCGGAGGATGACGTTTATCCTCCTTGGCCTTATTGACACGCTGTATTCACCTGAGATATCGCGGATGATTCTGTTTATTGTCTCGGTGATGTCTTTCTTTATCCTGTCGTCCGATACCCCGGAGTAGGCTCCGAAGAGGCCCCCGACGCTCTCCTTGACGAACGAGGCCTCTATATCAACGTAAACCGTCGAACCCTGAATCTCGTGGTTGAGCTTGAGCCACTTGAAGGTGACCCTCGGAATGAGCTTCAGCTCCGCGTGAACCCTGTTCTTTAATGCTTCTATGGCCGGCTCGATTCTGCTCTTCAGTAGGGTTTCCTCGGCTTCCTTCTTCTTCTCTTCGGTTAAGGGGGCGAGTTCATCTATGCCTGCTTCTTTTAAAAGTCTCTCGACTTCCTTTTCAAGTAAATCTTTCTTGGCGAGTATCTCCGCGGCTTTTCCACTTGTTACAGTCTTCGTTACTCGTGTGGGTCTCTGGAAGACTTTCTCTACGAGTTCCACTTCAATGTTGTGAACTGTTATATAGCGTTTTATCGAGCTTGAGAGCTCCTTGGCATGCCTGTTGAGGATTGTCCTAATCGTCCTTTCGGTCGTTGCCTTGTCAAAGGGCCCCTCGACTGCGATGAAAAGGTTTATCTCAAGTTCTCTCCTGCCCTTTATGTCAAAGTATGCCTTTGTAACCTTCATTCCAGCGGCCTCAAGCTCCTTGATAACAGTCCTTGCAAAGTTGCTGAAATAGGGCCAGACATCTTCGAGAACTGAAAGCTGAATCCTTCCATCCTTTGTAACCGCCCCTGTCTTTTTCTTATCCTTCTCCACTATTTCCTGAGGTCTGGCTTCCTCACCGTTGAGAACAACGCTTATGTCCCTGAGAATAGGCTTGTATTCTGCCTCCCTCAGGATTATCGGAGCGTATTTGCTGACTATGTGGAACAGCCTTTTCTCCGCTATTTCGCGACTCCGTTTGTCGGCACTTCCAGAGCTTCCGTAAACATGGACGTTTAGGTAAACGACGCCCTCTCCAACGTTGGCGTCGAACTCTATTCTGTTTATGGAGACCCCCTTTATTTTCTCGGCCTCCTTTATGACGCTCTCCGCATACTTACGGAAGGCCTCTTCAGGGATTCTACCCCCCGTGAAGTTGACCACGACTTCCGGCTTTTCTGTCACCTCGGATGCGGATTTGGTCACGGAGGGGGCAAGTTTCTCCTCGACCTTTGACCTTACCTCGGGCTGTTCCCGGACAGGAACAGGGGTTGGAGTCTCTATCTTTGACGGCTCCGAGGTTCCTCCGGAGAACAGCTCTTCAAGGGGTATTTTCGGCGTCTCAGAGTAAACGTCAAGGTTCTCGGCTATCGAGAGCTTCATTTCAATCTCATCTAGGGAATAAACGTCTACAACCATGGGCTTTCCGAGAAGGGACTTTAGGAGCTTTACAGCATCCTCACCAATCAGCGTCTGCTTATTGTCAACCACCAGACATTCTACGGCGAGAATCTTTGAACTGTCAAAGAGCACCGTTATGTAGTACTTGGCGCTCCTGTCCTTTGCAAATATTTTGAGAAATGCTCCCTTCCCCTGACTAAGGGCTTTTTTGATTAGCTCATTGAACTCCCCAGCGGACGTTACTACGACGTTCTCGACGAGCGGTGCCTTGTCCGGTAACTGCATCCCCACCACCATTAGCTATATATATCTCTATTCGCTTAAAGAACTCGAAGGAATTCACGGTTTAGTATATCG
This region includes:
- a CDS encoding CBS domain-containing protein, translated to MVVIPRPIDPREIRRIRKELGITQEELAKKAGVTQAYIAKLEAGKVDPRLSTLNRILQALLECKKAQPRARDVMSSPVISVKPYEKVETVIRLMNEHNISQIPVVSGNKVVGSVTERTLVRQSLEYEDIYDQKVMEIMEEPFPIVNEEEDLEVVKYLLEDNPAVLVQNREGKIVGIITRVDLFRVGKT
- a CDS encoding DMT family transporter produces the protein MQTLIIGVILALASAFSWASATILVRLGLRKLSPIGANIFRLYVASTSFLIIFALTGNLTVFKLPAGLLLLAFISAQFGFVIGDYFYFNALKRMGVSRTVPITSTYPLWAILWAILFLGKRVKPHVIIGAVLVVLAIIVVKKAEEEEHADRLGFIFAFIAPISWSIAITLMDYLTRSIPSLQLAGVRMVFAAMGISVFLPRYGGEVIQISRREAMTLAGAAVLGLILGQYLFVYSVSLVGSPIAAPVSAINPIIASLLAVLILKEKPNARIFEGLTLAVVGVVLISVG